Proteins from one Chloroflexota bacterium genomic window:
- a CDS encoding glycoside hydrolase, translated as MAENLVIYAVVHQPRRLKLPAQPIPSGATPADIENCLFDEAMNEAYLHKVATWCYYPAAEMFLELARQGMKFSIGFSVSFLRQAEAWDRKLFQLFRELAAQPAVELVNVEPYHSFLPLLDVPAFARRMSWSRDHLEKVMGKRPEVTDTTEMLMSDTIYHALDSVGFSGAFLDGRPWVMEWREPTHLYHKGKGLMLLPRHYELSDDVGYRFSNKGWWGYPLMADRYAQWLRDAWGDFVTLAWDFETFGEHHSRDTGIFDFMRCLPGELAKRKMMTLTPSEAIAQYREQSHYLPLSTFPSTWAGQGGMEFFLGNSAQEAVFQLMMQAYSKALLTKNQRIIDLALWLAQSDNLHLIQWFGRSGSEAEVSAYFTPKEWWRLGPYGIIWEIQQVYKNFIRALDAYL; from the coding sequence ATGGCAGAAAACCTGGTGATCTATGCTGTCGTGCACCAGCCCAGGCGTCTGAAGCTTCCGGCACAGCCTATTCCATCTGGTGCCACCCCTGCTGATATTGAGAATTGTCTCTTCGATGAGGCAATGAATGAGGCGTATCTCCACAAGGTAGCGACCTGGTGCTACTATCCTGCTGCTGAGATGTTCCTCGAACTTGCCAGACAGGGGATGAAGTTCTCGATAGGGTTCTCGGTCTCCTTCCTCAGGCAGGCCGAGGCCTGGGATCGGAAGCTGTTTCAGCTTTTCCGCGAGCTGGCAGCCCAGCCTGCCGTGGAACTGGTGAACGTTGAGCCCTACCACAGCTTTCTGCCGCTCTTGGATGTGCCTGCCTTTGCCAGGCGGATGTCCTGGTCCCGCGATCACCTGGAGAAGGTCATGGGCAAGAGGCCGGAGGTGACCGACACCACGGAGATGCTTATGTCCGATACTATCTATCATGCTCTGGATAGCGTTGGCTTCAGCGGCGCCTTTCTTGACGGACGGCCCTGGGTGATGGAGTGGCGCGAGCCGACTCACCTTTACCATAAAGGGAAGGGTCTGATGCTGCTGCCGCGGCACTATGAGCTGAGTGACGATGTGGGTTATCGCTTCTCCAATAAGGGGTGGTGGGGTTATCCTTTGATGGCTGACAGGTATGCTCAGTGGCTGAGGGATGCGTGGGGTGATTTTGTCACCTTGGCCTGGGATTTCGAGACCTTCGGTGAACATCATTCGCGGGATACCGGCATATTTGACTTCATGCGGTGTCTGCCCGGGGAGCTCGCGAAGCGGAAGATGATGACGCTGACACCCAGCGAGGCGATAGCGCAGTACCGCGAACAGAGTCACTACCTGCCTTTGTCAACCTTCCCCTCCACCTGGGCGGGGCAAGGAGGCATGGAATTCTTCCTGGGCAATTCGGCTCAGGAGGCGGTATTCCAGTTGATGATGCAGGCGTACAGCAAGGCCCTGCTGACCAAGAACCAGAGGATAATCGATCTGGCCCTCTGGCTGGCTCAGTCCGACAACCTGCATCTCATCCAGTGGTTCGGCCGCTCCGGATCGGAGGCCGAGGTATCGGCCTACTTCACACCGAAGGAGTGGTGGCGGCTGGGACCCTATGGCATCATCTGGGAGATACAGCAGGTATACAAGAACTTCATCCGGGCGCTGGACGCCTACCTGTAG
- a CDS encoding glycosyltransferase, which translates to MVRTNITPKNTEFVILSFEGPDAYSIAGGLGVRVNNLSATLAMMGFTTHLFFIGDPYAPGEETRYHDKLILHRWGQWISQHHPNGVYDGEEEKLYDFNESIPWFVKDRIVKPAVAEGRLVVILGEEWHTAEVMCRLSDVLYHDSLRDKVVMFWNANNTFSFYRINWGRLNFTTTITTVSKYMKHVMWGMGLNPLVIPNGIPKSLIHKVEPGLVDQIRNAIGAEILLCKVARWDPDKRWHQAVEATARLKGRGCQTTLLARGGIEPHRQEIIDSARSLGLVWKETTTGTRSYDAYMAALREASPADIIDIRFQLPSDFLQVLYCAADGVLANSGREPFGLVGLEAMAAGGIVFTGSTGEDYAIPFVNSFVLETADSMEIVNHVLYLQEYPEEGERMRRAARHTATQFTWEEAVQNLISKLVNQARMQGALKGKPAPCVADSIPLRVPPELLPTTLKKGV; encoded by the coding sequence ATGGTGCGGACAAATATCACTCCCAAGAATACAGAGTTTGTGATCCTCTCATTTGAGGGGCCAGATGCATATTCTATAGCAGGCGGCCTCGGGGTACGAGTGAATAACCTGTCGGCGACACTGGCGATGATGGGTTTTACCACACATCTCTTCTTTATCGGCGATCCGTATGCCCCGGGAGAGGAGACGAGATACCATGATAAGCTGATCCTGCATCGCTGGGGCCAGTGGATCAGCCAGCATCACCCCAATGGTGTCTATGATGGTGAGGAAGAGAAGCTTTATGATTTCAATGAATCCATCCCCTGGTTTGTCAAAGACCGCATCGTGAAGCCGGCAGTGGCTGAGGGTAGGCTGGTTGTTATCCTTGGGGAGGAGTGGCACACTGCGGAGGTGATGTGCCGCCTCAGCGATGTTCTCTATCACGATAGCCTCCGGGACAAAGTGGTGATGTTCTGGAATGCGAACAATACCTTCTCCTTCTATCGCATCAACTGGGGCAGGTTGAACTTCACTACCACTATCACCACGGTAAGCAAGTATATGAAGCACGTCATGTGGGGTATGGGCTTGAACCCGCTGGTTATTCCAAACGGCATACCGAAGAGCTTAATTCATAAGGTGGAGCCCGGTCTGGTCGACCAGATTAGAAATGCAATTGGTGCTGAGATCCTGCTGTGCAAGGTAGCCCGCTGGGACCCGGATAAGCGCTGGCACCAGGCTGTGGAAGCGACAGCCCGCCTGAAGGGGAGGGGTTGCCAGACTACGTTGCTGGCCAGAGGTGGGATAGAGCCTCACCGTCAGGAGATAATTGACAGTGCTCGTTCTCTGGGCCTTGTTTGGAAAGAAACGACCACAGGCACGCGTTCTTATGATGCTTACATGGCTGCGTTACGGGAGGCCTCTCCCGCTGATATCATTGACATCAGATTTCAGTTGCCTTCAGACTTCCTACAGGTGCTCTACTGTGCGGCTGATGGCGTGCTGGCTAACAGCGGGCGCGAGCCGTTCGGCCTGGTTGGGCTGGAGGCAATGGCCGCCGGTGGGATTGTCTTTACGGGGTCTACCGGAGAGGATTACGCGATCCCCTTCGTAAACTCCTTTGTGCTGGAGACAGCGGACTCAATGGAGATTGTGAACCATGTGCTGTATCTCCAGGAATACCCTGAGGAGGGTGAGAGGATGCGGCGTGCTGCGAGGCATACTGCTACGCAATTCACGTGGGAAGAAGCGGTGCAGAACCTGATCAGCAAGCTAGTGAACCAGGCCAGGATGCAGGGTGCCCTCAAGGGGAAGCCTGCGCCCTGTGTGGCAGACTCCATACCACTCAGGGTGCCACCTGAATTGCTGCCAACAACGCTGAAGAAGGGTGTATGA